From the genome of Phycicoccus duodecadis:
CGCCGCGCGCGAGCCGGGAGCGTCGACCACGACGTTGCCGCTGTTGACATAGGTCCACACGTCGGCGTACCCGAGGCCTTCGCAGACCGTCACCAACCGGCTCATCGGCACCCGCCGCCTGCCGACGTTGACCGCGCGCAGGAACCCGACCCGGACGCTCATGCGCGCCACTGTAGGCCCGCGCACGGACACGAGCCCGGCGTCGACTCGCTAGACAGACCGCCCGCGATGGGTCGAAACCCCGACAGGGCCGAGGTCCCACCTCTACCCTCTCTTCATGGCCGGGGGACCTGATGAGAAGCGGATGCAGCTGCGCTACGCCGGAACGTGTCGCGTGTGCGCGGCCGCGCTGCCCGCGCAGGCCGAGGCGATCTACGAACGCTCCACGAAAACGGTTCGCTGCGTGGCTCATCCGACGGATGCCGGCGCCTCCTCCACTGTCGAGCCGGTTGCCGCCCCGACGGAAATGCCGCCCTCCTCGGCCCCCGCGACGGTCGAAACGGCACCGGCACCGGCCGAGCTCGTCGAGGCCGGGCAGCCCGGGGCATCGGCGCGGCGCGAGTTCGAGCGGCGAAAGGCCAAGCGCGAGGAGCGCATCCGCACCCAACACCCGAAGCTCGGGGGCCTGATCCTCGCCATCTCCGACGAGCCCCAGTCGACCACGGCCTGGGCCGTCGGGGCGCGCGGCGAGGAGATGCTCGGCAAGGGACTCGACCGCCTCGCCTCCGACACCGTCCGCGTGCTGCACGACCGTCGCATCCCCCGGACTCGCGCCAACATCGACCATCTCGCCGTCACGGCCGGCGGCGTGTTCGTCATCGACGCCAAGCGGTACAAGGGGCGGCCGCACCTGCGCGTCGACGGCGGCTTCCTGCGGCCTCGCGTGGAGCGGCTGTTCATCGGGTCGCGCGACGGCACGAAGCTCGTCGACGGCGTCCTGAAACAGATGGACGTCGTGCGCGGCATCGTCGGCGACGAGGTGCCGGTGCGCGGCGTCCTCTGCTTCCTGGATGCCGACTGGCCGCTGTTGGGTGGCAGCTTCACCACCCGCGAGGTCGAGTCACTCTGGCCGAAGAAGCTCTACGGACATCTTCGCGCGGAGGGTCCGCTCGAGGCCGCCGCCATCGACACGCTGCACCGATCCCTGGCTGCGCACCTCCCCGCGTCCTGAGCAGAGAGGCCTCGTCGAGACACCTCCGAGCCCGGCCTACGCGCGACGGTGCTCCGAGCGCAGGATGCCCATCCGCACGATGTCCTCGTACCCGCCTCTGACCCAGGCGTGCTGGCGCTGGCGGCCTTCGACGACGAAGCCGGCCTTCTCGTAGGCGCGGATCGCCGCGGTGTTCGACGCGATCGCCTGGAGGTGCAGCCGGCGCAGGTTGAGCCGCACGAAGCCGAACTCGACGAGCAGGACGATCGCGGCCGTGCCGATCCCCCGACCGCGGAAGCTCCGTTCGAGGGTGATCCCGACCTCGGCGTGACGTGCCAGATGGTCGACGTCCAACAGGGTCACGATGCCGGTGGCGGCCCCGTCGACGTCCACGACGAAGGACACCGCGTCGCTCCCGTGCTCCACGGTCACCTGCGCGAGGCGCGCCTCGTACGCCTCTCGCGTCATCGGGCGTGGCGGCCGGGCGCTGCGCTCCTCCCAGGTGTCGAGCTCGGTGGAGAGCCGGAACAGGACGTCCAGGTCCTCCGGCGTGCGCGAGCGCAGCGTGACGGTGGGTTCGGGCGCCATACCGGGACGCTACGGCCCGCCCACGACGGTCGCCACCCACATTCGCCGGCCGTGGCGGGACGGACCTGCGTTCACCGGTGACCGGGCCAGGAGTTGCGGATCAGGCCCGGGCCGGGTCGACCGCCAGCGGGGCGGTCGCCACCGCGCCGGGCACAGACCGACGCCGCAGGAGGGCGGCCGTGGCCGCCACCCAGCCGATGAGTCCCACGACGCCGGCAGCCATCCCGGGGCTGTTGCCGGCGACGACGTCCACGAGGGCCGCCAACAGGGCCCACACCGGCACCAGCCGCGCCCGCCAGAGCCCGAACCAGAGCACCAGCTGCCCGAGCATCAGGCCGAGCACGAACAGAAGGATGAAGCCGATCAGGAAGGGGGTGTTCTCCGTGGCGGTGGCGACCGCGGACACCTGCGCGGCATCGAGGCCGGCCCGGGCCAGCGCGGCGTAGGAGCCGAAGTACGCGACCGCGTGGCCGACACTGGCGATCAGGCCGAGCCCGAACAGTGCGCTCCCGACCGCCACCGGTACGCGGCCGCGCCCCATGGCCCGGTCGGGGAGGGACAGCACCGCCGGCAGCATCAGCACCGTCGCCAGCACGGACAGTGCTCCGGCGGCGAGCCAGGTGATCGGGTGCTGCTGCACGGCGGCCACGATCGCGTTCGGAGAGCCGGCACCGGTGTCGACCGAGCGCCGGAGGAGATCACCGACACCGAACGCGGCGGCGCCGGCGACGAGACCAACGGGTCCTGCCGTGCGCGGCGAAGGGGAGAGGAAGGACGTGGACATCGGGGCCTCCTTCGGCCTGGAGAAGATGACGCCTCCGAGCCTGGGGTTCGGGCGCCCCGCGCAGCATCCGGACTGGGGGCGATCCGGGTCCGCCGCAGGGATGACCGCCCCCGTCCTCGGGACGGACCCGCCAGGATCCACCGTGGACCTACGATCCGTGCATGGACGAGCAGGTGAGGCGGCCGCGACATCGGTGGGCCGGCCCCGGCCAGGTCGCGGGCGCCCCCGTCGTGGACGTCGTCCTCGCCGCCGCGCTGCTGCTCTACACCCTCGGCGCGATCCTGACGGGGGCGGTGCACGAGGGACCGGTGTGGGTGAGCGTGCCGGTCGCGGTGCTGATGTGTGGCTCGCTGCTCGCCCGCAGCCGGTGGCCCGTCGCCGCCACGATCGTGGCGGTGGCAGCGGGGGCCGCCCAGGCCGTGGTCGGCCACTCGCCCAGCACGCTGAGCAGCCTGGTCATCTATCTCGTCCTGGCCTTCACGGTCGGGGCGGAGCGTGAAGAGGGGCCGGCGGTGCTCGGCCTCGTGGCCCTCGTGGGCGGGGTCTGGGTCCAGGAGTGGCTCGACCACGGCAGCGACTACCTGTTCATCCTGCTGGTGTACGGCGCGGCGTGGTTGGGCGGGCGGGCCCTGCGGGGATGGCGGTCCCGGGCGACGTACGCCGAACAGCACCAGCGCGACCTCGCGCGGCTCGCCGTCGCGGAGGAGCGCGTCCGGATCGCGCGCGAGCTCCACGACGTCGTCGCCAACGGGCTGAGCGTGATCGCGGTACAGGCCGACGCCGCCGAGGCCGCTCTCGCCAAGGACCCGGCGCGCGCCGCAGAACCACTGCGGATGATCCGTGCCGCCTCGCGGGCCGCCCTGCAGGACATGCGTCAGATGCTGGGCGTCCTGCGCCCGGCCGGCGACGATGGACTCGGGCCCGAGGACCTTCGCCCTGCTCGTGGCCTGGCTGACCTGCCTGGGCTGGTCGCGCTGATGCGGGGCGCCGGGCTGCCCCTGACCGCCTCGCTCCCCGACCCCTCCGCCTCGTGTCCCGCGGCCGTGGGCCTGGCGTCGTACCGGATCGCGCAGGAGGGTCTGACGAACGTGCTCAAGCACGCGGGACCGGTCGCGACGACCCTGGCGGTGCGGGTCACCGACGAGTGGGTCGAGGTGTGCGTCCACAACATCGCGGCCGCGGCGCCCGTGCCCACGGTCGCGCGCGGCGGGACCGGACTCATGGGCGTCCGCGAACGGGTCCACGCGGCGGGCGGCCGGCTCGAGCACGGCCCCGACCCGGCCGGCGGCTTCCGGTTGTGGGCACGGCTGCCCGGGACACCACGGTGACGGACGTGCTGCGGGTCCTCCTGTGCGACGACCAGGAGATGGTGCGCGCCGGCTTCCGGCTGATCCTCGACCTCGAGGACGACCTCGAGGTGGTCGGGGAGGCCCCCGACGGCAGCCGCGCTCTCGACCTCGTCGCCCACACCTCTCCCGACGTCGTCCTGATGGACGTCCAGATGCCCGTACTCGACGGCATCGAGGCCACCCGCCGCATCGTCGCCGCAGGCTCGGCCGCCCGGGTCCTGGTCCTCACCACCTTCGACCTCGACGCCTACGTCTACGCGGCGATGAAGGCCGGCGCCAGTGGTTTCCTGCTCAAGGACGCTCCCCGCGAACAGCTCGTCGCCGCCGTGCGGATGGTGGCCCGCGGCGACGCGCTGCTCGCGCCGGCGGTCACCCGACGGCTGATCGAGGCCTACGTCAGACAGCCCCCGCCGGAGACCGGCGTGCCGGCGGCGCTGGAGTGCCTCAGCGAGCGCGAACGCGAGGTCCTGCGGCACGTCGCGCGCGGTCAGTCCAACGCGGAGATCGCCGCGGACC
Proteins encoded in this window:
- a CDS encoding response regulator; the encoded protein is MLRVLLCDDQEMVRAGFRLILDLEDDLEVVGEAPDGSRALDLVAHTSPDVVLMDVQMPVLDGIEATRRIVAAGSAARVLVLTTFDLDAYVYAAMKAGASGFLLKDAPREQLVAAVRMVARGDALLAPAVTRRLIEAYVRQPPPETGVPAALECLSEREREVLRHVARGQSNAEIAADLFLGEATVKTHVARVLAKLGLRDRVQAAVLAYETGFVRPG
- a CDS encoding sensor histidine kinase produces the protein MDEQVRRPRHRWAGPGQVAGAPVVDVVLAAALLLYTLGAILTGAVHEGPVWVSVPVAVLMCGSLLARSRWPVAATIVAVAAGAAQAVVGHSPSTLSSLVIYLVLAFTVGAEREEGPAVLGLVALVGGVWVQEWLDHGSDYLFILLVYGAAWLGGRALRGWRSRATYAEQHQRDLARLAVAEERVRIARELHDVVANGLSVIAVQADAAEAALAKDPARAAEPLRMIRAASRAALQDMRQMLGVLRPAGDDGLGPEDLRPARGLADLPGLVALMRGAGLPLTASLPDPSASCPAAVGLASYRIAQEGLTNVLKHAGPVATTLAVRVTDEWVEVCVHNIAAAAPVPTVARGGTGLMGVRERVHAAGGRLEHGPDPAGGFRLWARLPGTPR
- a CDS encoding GNAT family N-acetyltransferase, with amino-acid sequence MAPEPTVTLRSRTPEDLDVLFRLSTELDTWEERSARPPRPMTREAYEARLAQVTVEHGSDAVSFVVDVDGAATGIVTLLDVDHLARHAEVGITLERSFRGRGIGTAAIVLLVEFGFVRLNLRRLHLQAIASNTAAIRAYEKAGFVVEGRQRQHAWVRGGYEDIVRMGILRSEHRRA
- a CDS encoding nuclease-related domain-containing protein; this encodes MQLRYAGTCRVCAAALPAQAEAIYERSTKTVRCVAHPTDAGASSTVEPVAAPTEMPPSSAPATVETAPAPAELVEAGQPGASARREFERRKAKREERIRTQHPKLGGLILAISDEPQSTTAWAVGARGEEMLGKGLDRLASDTVRVLHDRRIPRTRANIDHLAVTAGGVFVIDAKRYKGRPHLRVDGGFLRPRVERLFIGSRDGTKLVDGVLKQMDVVRGIVGDEVPVRGVLCFLDADWPLLGGSFTTREVESLWPKKLYGHLRAEGPLEAAAIDTLHRSLAAHLPAS